The proteins below come from a single Vicinamibacteria bacterium genomic window:
- a CDS encoding DUF3187 family protein, producing MAALLSGTATYGQDGAATEPSVRRGPPGIRDEQLLAQPRLTLPALSPDTLGRGRWTFGAALAISNTFSYIQDVPGEFPGDRRFLIDGEAWTVDLTARRGLTADLDVSARLPVRWRGGGILDGLIDTWHRLLHLPDNARPLFRHNAFRVEGITTAGQAFSWNDERGSGLGELELEGRWRFRNGGRDGWSLALAGRAALPTATEPFDGNGLGLGAQVVAAHRLGSPFDLYLGAGGTAQGGDLVRGIEYERYRGWGFLAVEWRLGRRFSLIAETDAASRLIRNIDSYPGMHWIIHGSGWMELSPHARMHVGFTEKIKNLLSNADFGLNFSVLVRP from the coding sequence GTGGCTGCGCTTCTCAGCGGGACCGCAACATACGGTCAGGACGGGGCGGCAACTGAGCCCAGTGTACGCCGAGGGCCGCCCGGGATCCGGGACGAGCAGCTTCTCGCCCAGCCGCGGCTGACCCTGCCCGCCCTCTCCCCGGACACGCTTGGCCGCGGGCGCTGGACGTTCGGCGCCGCCCTCGCGATCTCGAATACGTTCTCCTACATTCAGGATGTGCCTGGTGAGTTTCCCGGGGACCGCCGGTTTCTCATCGACGGCGAGGCGTGGACGGTCGACTTAACCGCACGCCGCGGGCTGACCGCCGATCTCGACGTGAGCGCGCGGCTCCCCGTGCGGTGGCGCGGAGGGGGCATCCTGGACGGTCTGATCGACACCTGGCACCGACTCCTCCACCTGCCCGACAACGCCCGACCCCTGTTCCGCCACAATGCGTTCCGTGTGGAAGGGATCACGACCGCGGGCCAGGCCTTCTCGTGGAACGACGAGCGGGGCTCTGGCCTCGGCGAGCTCGAGCTGGAGGGACGCTGGCGCTTCCGGAACGGCGGGCGTGACGGATGGTCGCTCGCCCTCGCGGGACGTGCCGCCCTCCCCACCGCCACGGAACCCTTTGACGGCAACGGCCTGGGGCTTGGTGCTCAAGTCGTGGCCGCCCACCGGCTGGGTTCTCCTTTTGACCTCTATCTGGGCGCAGGGGGAACCGCCCAGGGCGGGGACCTGGTGCGCGGCATCGAGTACGAGCGATACAGGGGCTGGGGCTTCCTCGCTGTGGAATGGCGCCTCGGCCGCCGCTTCAGCTTGATAGCCGAGACCGACGCCGCCTCCCGTCTCATCCGCAACATCGATTCCTATCCCGGGATGCACTGGATCATCCATGGCTCGGGCTGGATGGAGCTCTCGCCGCACGCCCGAATGCACGTGGGCTTCACCGAGAAGATCAAGAACCTGCTCAGCAATGCCGATTTCGGCCTGAACTTCAGCGTGCTTGTCCGACCCTGA